The genomic region GAAAGGCAGCGCCCTGCGAAAGCTGCTCCTGTCGCCGCTCTGCGGCAGGATGTGCCGCGGCTGCCAATTCCGCAACGGCGCGAAGCTGCGCACAATTCTGCTCCCGCGCGGCGCGATGGGCATGTCTGAACAATACTGCGTCGTTCCAGCTCGCGCCGTCGCGCAACAATGTTTCGAGCCAAGACAAAGTGGACGCACGATCGAAGATCCAGCCCGCTTCGACGGCCCATTCGATGCCGCTCGAATGGCAAAAGGCGCCGATCGGATAGGCTGGCGACAGCCATGTCATCAGCCGGTAGAGCGCGGTCTCATCCATCGTCGTGCCGACGAGGGTTGTCATGTGGATGCGCATGATCTCGATGTGCGTGGCCATGCGCATGGTCATGGTGCGTGGTGGTTGCATAAGCCCCGCCTTCGGGATCGAATGGCGCCTCGATATGCGCGATGGTGCCGCCGAGTCCGAGCACCATTGCTTCCAACACATGGTCTTCGCGAATGCGCAGGACATGGCCGGCGAGTTCCGTCGGCAAATGCCGATTGCCGAGATGCCAGGAGATGCGGAGTAGGGCGGCGTGATCGGGCGCGGTGATCTCGAGAAGCTTTTCAGGCATGGCTTCGATGGCGATGATGTCGCCGTCATCCAACAGCAGGCCTTCGCCGCCACGCAGATGCTCTGTGCTCGGCAGATCGAGCAGCACGGATTCGCCCTCCGATGTCGTCAGCACCAGCCGGCGACGATGGCGATGGTCATGGTCGAGCCGCACCTGCGCAACAGAGGCGCGCGCTCGCATCTGATCTTGCGGAACGACGGCGGTGGCGCGGCGCATGGCGTTCTTCCCCCAAGCTCAGAACAGAAAATAGCGCTGTGCGAGCGGCAATTCGGCCATCGGCTCGCAAGTCATTAATTCGCCGTCGGCCCGTACCTCGTAGGTTTCCGGATCGACCTCGATCACCGGCAGCGCATTGTTGAGCTTCATGGCGCTCTTGCCGATATTGCGCGTATCGCGCACCGGCGAGATGATGCGGGCGAGGCCGAGCATTTCCGGAACGCCCTCGGCAATGGCCGCGGCGGACATAAAGGTGATACAGCTCGCCGCCAAGGCGCGGCCGAAACTGCCGAACATGGGCCGCTGGTGCACCGGCTGCGGCGTCGGGATCGAGGCGTTCGGGTCGCCCATCAACGCATGGGCGATGGTGCCAGCCTTGAGCACGAGATCAGGCTTCACACCGAAGAACGCCGGCGACCATAGCACGAGATCAGCGAGCTTGCCTTCCTCGATCGAGCCGACCTCATGAGCAATGCCCTGTGCGATGGCTGGGTTGATCGTATATTTGGCGATATAGCGGCGAATGCGCAGATTGTCGTTGTCGCCGATTTCGCCGGTGAGAGCGCCGCGCTGCACCTTCATCTTATGGGCGGTCTGCCAGGTGCGGATGATGACTTCGCCGACGCGGCCCATCGCCTGGCTGTCCGATGCGATGATCGAGAATGCGCCGAGATCGTGCA from Methylovirgula sp. HY1 harbors:
- a CDS encoding urease accessory protein UreF: MATHIEIMRIHMTTLVGTTMDETALYRLMTWLSPAYPIGAFCHSSGIEWAVEAGWIFDRASTLSWLETLLRDGASWNDAVLFRHAHRAAREQNCAQLRAVAELAAAAHPAAERRQEQLSQGAAFRRAAVQSGTAPDILREFEGDLAYPVAVAVVAAAYAIPVTFALTAFLQSSVTNLVSAAQRLVPIGQTDAQMIIAALQPTVDAVGRRAAALGDGDPFDALGSATLLADLAAILHETQYTRLFRT
- a CDS encoding urease accessory protein UreE, whose amino-acid sequence is MRRATAVVPQDQMRARASVAQVRLDHDHRHRRRLVLTTSEGESVLLDLPSTEHLRGGEGLLLDDGDIIAIEAMPEKLLEITAPDHAALLRISWHLGNRHLPTELAGHVLRIREDHVLEAMVLGLGGTIAHIEAPFDPEGGAYATTTHHDHAHGHAHRDHAHPHDNPRRHDDG